The Streptomyces cynarae genome contains a region encoding:
- a CDS encoding S53 family peptidase — protein MRTTPPNRSARPGRWRRVGSAAVATAALVFAGLGTAAQADAAASATTSSAKSSSATSASSKVTWTRSCALPKKKGEMACNALRVTGGITAFQRQQAEQEGITPRAVSPKAASDSPTGYGPGDLQSAYGLTDAAAGNGSGETIAIVDAYDDPNAESDLAQYRSYYGLPDCTSDNGCFTKVSQTGSTTSLPSADSGWAGEISLDLDMASAVCPNCSILLVEAKSASMSDLGTAVNEAVKLGAEFVSNSYGGSESSSDSTYDSSYFKHPGVAITVSAGDEGYGAEYPAASKYVTAVGGTRLSTASNSRGWSESVWNTSSTEGTGSGCSAYDAKPSWQTDSGCSKRMVADVSAVADPATGVSVYDTYGDGTGWVTYGGTSASAPIIAGVYALAGTPGSTDYPAAYPYAAAGTSALNDVTSGSNGSCSTSYFCTARSGYDGPTGWGTPEGIDAFTR, from the coding sequence TTGCGTACGACACCCCCCAACAGGTCGGCCAGGCCCGGCAGGTGGCGCCGCGTGGGCTCGGCCGCCGTCGCCACCGCCGCCCTCGTGTTCGCCGGCCTCGGCACCGCGGCCCAAGCGGACGCTGCCGCCTCGGCGACGACCTCGTCCGCGAAATCCTCCTCCGCCACGTCCGCCTCATCCAAGGTGACCTGGACCCGCTCCTGCGCCCTGCCCAAGAAGAAGGGCGAGATGGCCTGCAACGCCCTGCGCGTCACCGGCGGCATCACGGCCTTCCAGCGGCAGCAGGCCGAGCAGGAGGGCATCACGCCCCGGGCCGTCTCCCCGAAGGCCGCCTCCGACTCCCCCACCGGCTACGGCCCCGGCGACCTCCAGTCGGCCTACGGCCTGACCGACGCCGCCGCCGGCAACGGCTCCGGCGAGACCATCGCGATCGTCGACGCGTACGACGACCCGAACGCCGAGTCCGACCTCGCCCAGTACCGCTCCTACTACGGCCTCCCGGACTGCACCTCCGACAACGGCTGCTTCACCAAGGTCAGCCAGACCGGCTCCACCACCTCCCTCCCCTCCGCCGACAGCGGCTGGGCCGGTGAGATATCCCTCGACCTCGACATGGCCTCCGCCGTCTGCCCGAACTGCAGCATCCTGCTCGTCGAGGCCAAGTCCGCCTCGATGAGCGACCTGGGCACCGCCGTCAACGAGGCCGTCAAGCTCGGCGCCGAGTTCGTCTCCAACAGCTACGGCGGCTCCGAGTCCTCCTCCGACTCGACGTACGACTCCTCGTACTTCAAGCACCCGGGCGTCGCGATCACCGTGAGCGCGGGCGACGAGGGGTACGGCGCCGAGTACCCGGCCGCCTCCAAGTACGTCACCGCCGTCGGCGGCACCCGGCTCTCCACCGCCTCCAACAGCCGCGGCTGGAGCGAGAGCGTGTGGAACACGAGCAGCACCGAGGGCACCGGCTCGGGCTGCTCCGCGTACGACGCCAAGCCGTCCTGGCAGACCGACTCCGGCTGCTCCAAGCGCATGGTCGCCGACGTCTCGGCCGTCGCCGACCCCGCCACCGGCGTCTCGGTCTACGACACCTACGGCGACGGCACCGGCTGGGTGACCTACGGCGGCACCAGCGCCTCGGCGCCCATCATCGCTGGTGTCTACGCCCTGGCCGGCACCCCGGGCAGCACCGACTACCCGGCCGCCTACCCGTACGCCGCGGCCGGCACGTCCGCCCTCAACGACGTCACCAGCGGCAGCAACGGCTCCTGCTCCACCAGCTACTTCTGCACGGCCCGGTCCGGCTACGACGGCCCGACCGGCTGGGGCACCCCGGAGGGGATCGACGCCTTCACCCGCTGA
- a CDS encoding type IV secretory system conjugative DNA transfer family protein, with protein MRPGTERQERQARRQDGQGGVPDGLLVGLLAFLLGVTLMVWSATGLAGWFARGAWPHGVRISSTPVAMRHLITEPHDITGAWPDTPPDQLSGYGLFWGLFIGELMVLFVLTVFAIGTVARWRAVRVRRKAEAAAGGRHGDVAVGPRVDVAVRPHGDVAVGPRGETAWRPQGAVPDLAAGSLTAAAPDSSAPYPAAAPAAAPLSEHLGTRPPTPATGPAPSTTGVEQALPVTPALAAPGTPAPVPDSRRAPSVVLGGPDVRHPVAAQAVRDAEGPALVITSSPALWSETKDARAKLGPVLLYDPSHLCDTPARLHWSPSAGCEDKATAAARAVALLAPVRPTARIDQAVADVAETLLRSYLHAAAIEGRTIRHIHRWAQGTQVQEAVRALRTNPKASSGAAGELEAALTSHPERRDMAQELTARALSSLFTVNIREACTPNRNDSLALDSFVNEGGTLYVVGESIEDPRQHPGAMPLLTALASSVVERGRRMAERSSSGRLDPPLTLVLDDVAAVAPLPRLPDLLTAGADQGLPTLALLRSREQARSRWPQYELPV; from the coding sequence ATGAGACCAGGCACGGAGCGGCAGGAGCGGCAGGCGCGGCGGCAGGACGGCCAGGGCGGTGTGCCCGACGGGCTGTTGGTGGGCCTGCTCGCCTTCCTGCTCGGCGTGACGCTGATGGTGTGGTCGGCCACGGGCCTCGCGGGCTGGTTCGCCCGGGGCGCGTGGCCGCACGGCGTACGGATCAGCAGCACCCCGGTGGCCATGCGCCACCTGATCACCGAACCCCACGACATCACGGGCGCGTGGCCGGACACACCACCGGACCAGCTCTCCGGATACGGGCTGTTCTGGGGCCTGTTCATAGGCGAACTGATGGTGCTGTTCGTGCTGACGGTCTTCGCGATCGGCACGGTGGCACGGTGGAGAGCCGTACGGGTCCGGAGGAAGGCGGAGGCGGCGGCCGGCGGGCGGCACGGGGACGTGGCAGTAGGACCACGCGTGGACGTCGCCGTACGACCGCACGGGGACGTCGCCGTGGGACCGCGCGGAGAGACGGCCTGGAGACCGCAGGGGGCGGTGCCCGATCTGGCGGCCGGTTCGCTCACCGCCGCTGCCCCGGACTCGTCGGCCCCCTACCCCGCCGCGGCCCCGGCCGCCGCACCCCTATCCGAGCACCTCGGTACTAGACCGCCGACGCCGGCCACCGGCCCGGCTCCCTCCACGACAGGTGTCGAACAGGCCCTGCCCGTGACCCCCGCGCTCGCGGCCCCCGGCACCCCTGCTCCCGTCCCTGACAGCCGGAGGGCGCCCTCCGTCGTCCTCGGCGGCCCCGACGTCCGTCATCCCGTCGCCGCCCAGGCCGTGCGCGACGCGGAGGGACCGGCGCTCGTCATCACCTCCAGCCCCGCCCTGTGGTCCGAGACCAAGGACGCCCGCGCCAAACTGGGGCCCGTCCTCCTCTACGACCCCTCCCACCTGTGCGACACCCCGGCACGGCTGCACTGGTCGCCGTCCGCCGGCTGCGAGGACAAGGCGACCGCCGCCGCACGCGCTGTGGCGCTGCTCGCCCCCGTCCGCCCCACGGCCCGCATCGACCAGGCGGTGGCCGATGTGGCGGAAACGCTCCTGCGGAGCTATCTGCACGCCGCCGCCATAGAGGGCCGCACCATCCGGCACATCCACCGCTGGGCCCAGGGCACACAGGTGCAGGAGGCCGTACGCGCCCTGCGGACGAACCCCAAGGCGTCGTCCGGCGCGGCCGGCGAACTGGAGGCCGCGCTCACCTCGCACCCCGAACGCAGGGACATGGCGCAGGAACTGACTGCCCGCGCACTGTCCTCTCTCTTCACGGTCAATATCCGCGAGGCATGCACACCCAACCGAAATGACAGCCTCGCCTTGGATTCCTTCGTCAACGAAGGGGGCACACTTTATGTGGTCGGTGAATCCATCGAGGATCCCCGCCAGCACCCCGGCGCGATGCCGCTGCTGACGGCCCTCGCCTCCAGCGTGGTCGAGCGCGGCCGCCGCATGGCCGAACGGTCATCCTCCGGTCGCCTCGACCCACCACTCACCCTGGTCCTGGACGACGTGGCAGCGGTGGCACCACTGCCCCGGCTCCCGGATCTCCTGACGGCGGGAGCGGACCAGGGCCTGCCGACCCTCGCCCTCCTCCGCTCCAGGGAACAGGCCCGCAGCCGCTGGCCCCAGTACGAACTGCCCGTGTAG
- a CDS encoding ATP-binding protein: MRDPLSVLTDAFTSFLFGKVETTRLPVRTSTGQAQAVYLPTAAPGLGDSGVIIGREVYSGKGYIYDPFQLYGQQLPAPHWLVLGESGNGKSALEKTYVLRQLRFRDRQVVVLDAQGEDGVGEWNLIAEELGITPIRLDPMAALDHGIRLNPLDPAITTTGQLALLRTIIEVAMGHGLDERSGFALKVAHAYVNETIVERQPVLTDIVEQLRHPEPESAEAMNVALDDVRAWGLDVALVLDRLVDGDLRGMFDGPTTVGIDLDAPLIVFDLSHIDRNSIAMPILMAIVGVWLEHTWIRPDRKKRIFLVEEAWHIINSPFVAQLFQRLLKFGRRLGLSFVAVVHHLSDVVDGAAAKEAAAILKMASTRTIYAQKADEARATGRVLGLPRWAVEIIPTLTPGIAVWDVNGNVQVVKHLVTEMERPLVFTDRAMTESSSDRLRDDALRAAELEAEERAAAFVEQRLSDLDGSSETTVA; the protein is encoded by the coding sequence ATGCGGGATCCGCTGTCCGTCCTGACCGACGCCTTCACGTCCTTCCTCTTCGGCAAGGTCGAGACGACCCGGCTGCCCGTCCGCACCTCCACGGGCCAGGCCCAGGCCGTCTACCTGCCGACGGCCGCACCCGGCCTCGGCGACTCCGGCGTCATCATCGGCCGCGAGGTCTACTCCGGGAAGGGATACATCTACGACCCCTTCCAGCTGTACGGCCAGCAGCTCCCGGCTCCGCACTGGCTCGTCCTCGGCGAGTCCGGCAACGGCAAGTCGGCGCTGGAGAAGACGTACGTCCTGCGCCAGCTCAGGTTCCGCGACCGGCAGGTCGTGGTCCTGGACGCGCAGGGCGAGGACGGCGTCGGCGAGTGGAACCTCATCGCCGAGGAGCTGGGGATAACACCCATCCGGCTCGACCCGATGGCCGCCCTCGACCACGGCATCCGGCTCAACCCGCTCGACCCCGCGATCACCACGACCGGACAGCTGGCCCTGCTCCGCACGATCATCGAGGTCGCCATGGGCCACGGCCTGGACGAACGGTCCGGCTTCGCCCTGAAGGTCGCGCACGCGTACGTCAACGAGACGATCGTCGAACGCCAGCCCGTGCTCACCGACATCGTCGAGCAGCTACGGCACCCCGAGCCCGAGTCGGCGGAGGCGATGAACGTCGCCCTGGACGACGTACGGGCCTGGGGGCTGGATGTGGCCCTCGTCCTGGACCGCCTGGTCGACGGCGACCTCCGCGGCATGTTCGACGGCCCGACCACGGTCGGCATCGACCTCGACGCCCCGCTCATCGTGTTCGACCTGTCCCACATCGACCGCAACTCCATCGCCATGCCGATCCTGATGGCGATCGTCGGTGTGTGGCTGGAGCACACCTGGATCCGCCCCGACCGGAAGAAGCGCATCTTCCTGGTCGAGGAGGCCTGGCACATCATCAACAGCCCGTTCGTCGCCCAGCTGTTCCAGCGACTGCTGAAGTTCGGCCGGCGCCTCGGCCTGTCCTTCGTGGCCGTGGTCCACCACCTGAGCGACGTGGTGGACGGAGCGGCGGCCAAGGAAGCGGCGGCGATCCTGAAAATGGCGTCGACCAGGACCATCTACGCCCAGAAGGCCGACGAGGCACGAGCGACGGGCCGGGTCCTCGGCCTGCCGCGCTGGGCGGTGGAGATCATCCCGACGCTCACCCCTGGTATCGCGGTGTGGGACGTCAACGGCAACGTACAGGTCGTCAAACACCTCGTCACGGAGATGGAACGGCCGCTGGTCTTCACCGACCGCGCGATGACGGAGTCGTCGAGCGACCGTCTGCGGGACGACGCGCTGCGCGCCGCGGAGCTCGAGGCGGAGGAACGCGCGGCGGCATTCGTCGAACAACGACTGAGCGATCTGGACGGCTCGTCCGAGACCACGGTGGCGTAG
- a CDS encoding GNAT family N-acetyltransferase, with translation MSSPEIAETYVVRGIRAEEWPAVKALRLLALQDPVAHLAFLETYDEALAKPDSFWQERAAGAAEGASGVHQIVAQGPDGEWVGTVTVLLEEAGTKDWAGFPVDRRQGHVVGVYVRPEHRGCGLTEVLFDEALEWAWSRGVERVRLIVHEDNGRAQAFYRKAGFTPTGVTVPVSAVGGEEQELEMAIERP, from the coding sequence ATGAGCAGTCCCGAGATCGCTGAGACATATGTCGTTCGTGGAATACGTGCCGAGGAGTGGCCTGCTGTGAAGGCACTGCGGCTCCTCGCGCTCCAGGACCCCGTGGCACACCTCGCCTTCCTGGAAACGTACGACGAGGCCCTGGCCAAGCCAGACTCCTTCTGGCAGGAGCGAGCAGCCGGCGCTGCCGAGGGGGCGTCCGGCGTCCACCAGATCGTCGCGCAGGGCCCGGACGGCGAGTGGGTCGGCACCGTCACCGTGCTGCTGGAGGAGGCCGGCACCAAGGACTGGGCCGGGTTTCCGGTCGACCGGCGGCAGGGGCATGTCGTCGGCGTGTACGTGCGGCCCGAGCACCGCGGGTGCGGGCTGACCGAGGTGTTGTTCGACGAGGCCCTGGAGTGGGCCTGGAGCCGTGGCGTTGAGCGTGTGCGGCTGATCGTGCACGAGGACAACGGTCGCGCCCAGGCGTTCTATCGGAAGGCGGGGTTCACGCCGACCGGGGTCACCGTGCCGGTGTCCGCGGTCGGTGGCGAGGAGCAGGAACTGGAAATGGCGATCGAGCGGCCGTAG
- a CDS encoding MarR family winged helix-turn-helix transcriptional regulator translates to MGDTPGVSEPTLDEQIAAYQREFQDLDPQVEKIVSALSRLNRRMNVAYGRQTAGLGISNTDWEVLKALVLSGAPYRMGPSDLAKRLGLTPAAMTHRIDRMVGEGLVTRERDEANRVRVIVELTDEGREKWLEAMRLASGFEEDLLQDLSPEERTVLGDVLTRLLRRVEDAQPDAGGRLSDLD, encoded by the coding sequence ATGGGTGACACCCCCGGCGTGAGCGAGCCGACCCTCGACGAACAGATCGCCGCCTACCAGCGCGAGTTCCAGGACCTGGACCCGCAGGTGGAGAAGATCGTCTCGGCGCTGTCCCGGCTCAACCGCCGGATGAACGTCGCCTACGGCCGCCAGACCGCCGGGCTCGGTATCAGCAACACCGACTGGGAAGTCCTCAAGGCCCTCGTCCTCTCCGGCGCCCCCTACCGCATGGGCCCCAGCGACCTGGCCAAGCGGCTCGGTCTGACGCCGGCCGCGATGACCCACCGCATCGACCGCATGGTCGGCGAAGGGCTGGTCACCCGGGAGCGCGACGAGGCCAACCGCGTCCGCGTCATCGTCGAGCTGACCGACGAAGGTCGTGAGAAGTGGCTGGAGGCGATGCGCCTTGCCTCCGGATTCGAGGAGGACCTCCTCCAGGACCTCTCGCCCGAGGAACGCACGGTGCTGGGCGACGTGCTGACGCGCCTGCTGCGCCGCGTGGAGGATGCGCAGCCGGACGCCGGCGGTCGCCTCAGCGACCTGGACTGA
- a CDS encoding SCO6880 family protein → MTTESHVSHPVTPRRTYLIGRARPNAIIGRNRETGEIALIIAGAFLGMMCGLLVPVLSLRIVLLMGFPLLALAAVYVPYKHRTFYKWFEINRSYKRTLRQGATYRSTAMEAGTGLDGREVEIGPPPGIGRISWLAAPFGPDEIAVLLHADRRTVTAAIEIEGPGVGLRDSEDQEALVDRFGTLLKHVANGDGFVTRLQMLARTLPADPDAHAKDVSQRGDERSPTWLRQSYDQLLSMVSTSSEQHRAYLVACMHYTRELAAEAQAMARAARPQSGKKVDRDAGLAVVMARELTDICSRLQEADIRVRQPLGQGRLASLIHSMYDPDHPIDHIQAMTKRNAWPAELDATEPTYLQAKTRESSTRAPWCHATAWVKEWPMTPVGVNFLAPLLVHTPDVIRTVAVTMDLEPTEIAIERMLTEKTNDEAEASRAAKMNRTVDPRDIAAHSRLDQRGEDLASGAAGVNLVGYITVSSRSPEALARDKRTIRASAGKSYLKLEWCDREHHRAFVNTLPFATGIRR, encoded by the coding sequence TTGACGACCGAGTCCCACGTGTCCCATCCGGTCACGCCCCGCCGTACATATCTGATCGGCCGCGCCCGGCCGAACGCGATCATCGGCCGCAACCGCGAGACCGGTGAGATCGCGCTGATCATCGCGGGCGCGTTCCTCGGCATGATGTGCGGGCTCCTCGTCCCCGTCCTGTCCCTGCGCATCGTGCTGCTGATGGGCTTCCCGCTGCTCGCGCTGGCCGCCGTGTACGTGCCGTACAAGCACCGCACGTTCTACAAGTGGTTCGAGATCAACCGCAGTTACAAGCGCACCCTGCGCCAGGGCGCGACGTACCGGTCCACGGCCATGGAGGCCGGCACCGGGCTCGACGGGCGCGAGGTCGAGATCGGGCCGCCCCCGGGCATCGGCCGCATCTCCTGGCTCGCCGCCCCCTTCGGACCCGACGAGATCGCCGTCCTCCTGCACGCCGACCGCAGGACGGTCACCGCCGCGATCGAGATCGAGGGCCCCGGCGTCGGCCTGCGCGACAGCGAGGACCAGGAGGCCCTCGTCGACCGCTTCGGCACCCTGCTGAAGCACGTCGCGAACGGCGACGGCTTCGTCACCCGCCTCCAGATGCTGGCCCGCACCCTGCCCGCCGACCCGGACGCGCACGCCAAGGACGTCTCCCAGCGCGGCGACGAGCGCTCGCCGACCTGGCTGCGGCAGTCCTACGACCAACTGCTGTCCATGGTGTCCACCAGCAGCGAGCAGCACCGCGCCTACCTCGTCGCCTGCATGCACTACACCCGTGAGCTGGCCGCCGAGGCGCAGGCCATGGCGCGCGCCGCCAGGCCGCAGAGCGGCAAGAAGGTCGACCGTGACGCCGGGCTCGCGGTGGTGATGGCCCGCGAGCTGACCGACATCTGCTCCCGGCTCCAGGAGGCCGACATCCGTGTCCGGCAGCCGCTGGGACAGGGACGGCTCGCCTCCCTCATCCACTCCATGTACGACCCGGACCACCCCATCGACCACATCCAGGCGATGACCAAGCGCAACGCCTGGCCCGCCGAGCTCGACGCCACGGAGCCCACCTACCTCCAGGCCAAGACCCGCGAGTCCTCCACCCGCGCGCCCTGGTGCCATGCCACCGCCTGGGTCAAGGAGTGGCCGATGACCCCGGTCGGCGTGAACTTCCTCGCGCCCCTCCTCGTCCACACCCCGGACGTCATCCGCACCGTCGCCGTCACGATGGACCTCGAACCCACCGAGATCGCCATCGAGCGCATGCTCACCGAGAAGACCAACGACGAGGCGGAGGCGAGCCGCGCCGCCAAGATGAACCGCACCGTCGACCCCCGCGACATCGCCGCCCACTCCCGCCTCGACCAGCGCGGCGAGGACCTCGCGAGCGGCGCCGCGGGCGTCAACCTGGTCGGGTACATCACCGTCTCATCCCGTTCCCCGGAAGCCCTGGCCCGCGACAAGCGGACCATCCGTGCCTCGGCAGGCAAGTCGTATCTGAAGCTGGAGTGGTGCGACCGCGAGCACCACCGGGCCTTCGTGAACACGCTCCCCTTCGCCACCGGCATTCGGAGGTAA